Proteins encoded together in one Deinococcus hopiensis KR-140 window:
- the aceA gene encoding isocitrate lyase, with protein MTPTPRTHAEILEKTWKTEERWQGIRRNYSATEVVRLRGSLPIEHTLAKHGAQKLWRLMKEEPFVNALGALTGNQAMQQVKAGLKAIYLSGWQVAADANNAGQMYPDQSLYPASSVPDVVRRINNTLRRADQIQHAEGGGSVDYFAPIVADAEAGFGGPLNAFELMKAMIEAGAAGVHFEDQLASEKKCGHLGGKVLVPTSQFIRTLNAARLAADVCGVPTVLIARTDADAANLLTSDVDDADKPFCTGERTPEGFFYVKPGIEQAISRALAYAPYADVIWCETSVPNLEDARKFAEAVHAQFPGKLLAYNCSPSFNWKKNLDDETIEKFQRELGKMGYKFQFITLAGFHSLNMGMFDLAYGYARNQMKSFVELQEREFAAQERGFTAVKHQREVGTGYFDLVANAAGGGQSSTTALAGSTEAQQFGQPLREVALAHD; from the coding sequence ATGACGCCCACCCCCCGCACACATGCCGAAATCCTGGAAAAAACCTGGAAGACCGAGGAGCGCTGGCAGGGCATTCGCCGCAACTACTCCGCCACTGAGGTGGTGCGGCTGCGCGGCTCCCTGCCCATCGAGCACACCCTCGCCAAGCACGGGGCGCAGAAGCTGTGGCGGCTGATGAAGGAAGAGCCGTTCGTGAACGCGCTGGGAGCGCTGACCGGCAACCAGGCCATGCAGCAGGTCAAGGCGGGCCTCAAGGCGATCTACCTCTCAGGCTGGCAGGTGGCGGCCGACGCCAACAACGCCGGACAGATGTATCCGGACCAGAGCCTGTACCCCGCCTCCTCCGTCCCGGACGTGGTGCGCCGCATCAACAACACCCTGCGCCGCGCGGACCAGATTCAGCACGCCGAGGGTGGGGGCAGCGTCGACTACTTCGCGCCCATTGTGGCGGATGCCGAGGCGGGCTTTGGCGGTCCCCTGAACGCCTTCGAGCTGATGAAGGCGATGATTGAGGCGGGCGCGGCGGGCGTGCATTTCGAGGACCAGCTCGCCTCTGAGAAGAAGTGCGGCCACCTGGGGGGCAAAGTGCTCGTGCCCACGTCGCAGTTCATCCGGACGCTGAACGCCGCCCGCCTCGCCGCCGACGTGTGTGGGGTGCCCACGGTCTTGATTGCCCGCACCGATGCCGACGCCGCCAACCTGCTCACCAGCGACGTGGACGACGCCGACAAGCCTTTTTGCACCGGCGAGCGCACCCCGGAAGGCTTCTTCTACGTCAAGCCCGGCATTGAGCAGGCCATCAGCCGCGCCCTCGCCTACGCTCCCTACGCCGACGTGATCTGGTGCGAAACTTCCGTGCCCAACCTGGAAGATGCCCGCAAATTTGCCGAGGCCGTCCACGCCCAGTTCCCCGGCAAGCTGCTGGCCTACAACTGCTCGCCGTCGTTTAACTGGAAAAAGAACCTGGACGACGAGACCATCGAGAAGTTCCAGCGCGAACTGGGGAAGATGGGCTACAAGTTCCAGTTCATCACGTTGGCGGGCTTCCACTCGCTGAACATGGGCATGTTCGACCTGGCCTACGGCTACGCCCGCAACCAGATGAAGAGCTTCGTGGAATTGCAGGAGCGCGAGTTCGCCGCCCAGGAGCGGGGCTTCACGGCCGTCAAGCACCAGCGTGAGGTGGGCACCGGCTACTTCGACCTCGTGGCGAACGCGGCAGGCGGCGGCCAGAGCAGCACCACGGCCTTGGCGGGCAGCACGGAAGCGCAGCAGTTTGGGCAGCCGCTGAGGGAGGTGGCGCTGGCGCACGATTGA
- a CDS encoding Rrf2 family transcriptional regulator, whose amino-acid sequence MNSQYSIAVHILALLNAFPGPMSSEDVAGSVGVNPVVIRHVTGLLRRAGLLETQRGVPGARLTRPPSQITLLDVYRAVEAPESVLKLHGKPNLDCPVGARIQGVLDDVFGQAQAALEARLAQVRLSDVNSALMDTG is encoded by the coding sequence GTGAACAGTCAGTATTCCATCGCCGTACATATCCTGGCCCTGCTCAACGCCTTTCCCGGGCCGATGAGTTCCGAGGACGTCGCCGGAAGCGTTGGCGTCAATCCGGTGGTCATTCGCCACGTCACGGGCCTGCTCCGGCGTGCGGGACTGCTGGAAACGCAGCGTGGGGTGCCTGGAGCGCGCCTAACCCGTCCACCTTCGCAGATCACGCTGCTGGACGTGTACCGCGCGGTGGAGGCCCCCGAATCGGTGCTGAAGCTGCACGGCAAGCCCAACTTGGACTGTCCGGTGGGGGCGCGGATTCAGGGCGTCCTCGACGATGTGTTCGGTCAGGCCCAGGCCGCGCTGGAAGCGCGGCTTGCGCAGGTCCGGCTCTCGGACGTGAACTCGGCCTTGATGGACACGGGTTAA
- a CDS encoding SDR family oxidoreductase, whose translation MIAITGATGHLGQLTTAALLKRGVPAAEIAALVRDPAKAEAFSAQGVQVRQADYTQPQTLDAALQGVERLLLVSSNDFTDRVGQHRNVVEAAVRAGVKLLAYTSLLRADTSGLGLAADHKATEEIVRASGLPFVFLRNGWYLENYNVPQAVQFGAVAGSAGEGRVSAASRADYAEAAAVVLAEPGHESKVYELGGDQAFTLAELAAEVQAQSGCPVTYQHLPQDAYAGMLRSVGVPGVVADMLADSDVQLERGELHTNSHDLSRLIGRPTTPLAEGVRAALS comes from the coding sequence ATGATCGCCATTACCGGAGCCACCGGCCACCTCGGACAACTGACCACCGCTGCCCTGCTCAAGCGTGGCGTGCCCGCCGCAGAAATCGCGGCCCTGGTGCGTGATCCGGCCAAGGCTGAGGCGTTCTCCGCCCAGGGCGTCCAGGTCCGGCAGGCCGACTACACGCAGCCGCAAACGCTGGACGCTGCGCTACAGGGTGTGGAACGGCTCCTGCTGGTCTCGTCGAACGATTTCACGGACCGGGTGGGGCAGCACCGCAACGTGGTGGAGGCGGCCGTGCGGGCCGGGGTGAAGCTCCTCGCCTACACCAGCCTCCTGCGGGCCGACACCTCTGGCCTGGGCCTCGCCGCCGATCACAAGGCCACCGAGGAGATTGTCCGCGCGTCGGGGTTGCCGTTTGTCTTCCTGCGCAACGGTTGGTACCTGGAAAACTACAACGTGCCCCAGGCCGTGCAGTTTGGGGCCGTTGCGGGCAGTGCAGGCGAGGGCCGCGTGAGTGCCGCGAGCCGCGCCGACTACGCGGAAGCGGCGGCGGTGGTGTTGGCCGAGCCGGGGCACGAAAGCAAGGTCTATGAACTCGGTGGCGATCAGGCCTTTACCCTCGCCGAACTCGCCGCCGAGGTGCAGGCCCAGAGCGGCTGCCCGGTGACTTACCAGCACCTGCCCCAGGACGCTTACGCCGGAATGCTCCGGAGCGTCGGTGTTCCCGGCGTGGTGGCCGACATGCTGGCGGATTCCGATGTTCAGCTGGAGCGGGGTGAACTGCACACGAACTCACATGATCTCAGCCGCCTGATTGGGCGGCCGACCACGCCGCTCGCGGAGGGTGTTCGCGCGGCCCTGTCGTGA
- the cdd gene encoding cytidine deaminase: MSNANALNLIPDPQLLEGAKAAFKQAYAPYSKFRVGAALRTLDGQVYFGANVENASYGLARCAEQSAVQAMATAGAREFTDLVVYSEATPPASPCGSCRQILFEFAPDARVVCVNQHGDVVSGLVRDFLPHGFRLEQRDDGHEVGTE; encoded by the coding sequence GTGAGTAATGCCAACGCCCTGAACCTGATCCCCGATCCCCAGCTGCTGGAGGGCGCGAAGGCGGCCTTCAAGCAGGCGTATGCGCCGTACAGTAAGTTTCGCGTCGGAGCGGCGCTCCGGACCCTGGACGGCCAGGTGTATTTCGGCGCAAACGTCGAGAACGCCTCCTACGGCCTGGCCCGCTGCGCTGAACAGAGCGCTGTGCAGGCGATGGCGACGGCGGGAGCGCGGGAGTTCACCGACCTCGTGGTCTACTCCGAGGCCACCCCGCCCGCCAGCCCCTGCGGCTCGTGCCGTCAGATTCTGTTCGAGTTCGCGCCAGACGCCCGCGTGGTCTGCGTCAATCAACACGGCGACGTGGTCAGCGGTCTTGTGCGCGACTTTCTGCCGCACGGCTTTCGACTCGAGCAGCGCGACGACGGGCACGAGGTGGGGACCGAGTAG
- a CDS encoding hemolysin family protein codes for MNDWIRVASLLLLVLANGYFVAVEYALVSVRRTKIDQLVEEGNRAARMVQRVLSHLDLYIAAVQLGVSMMSLLIGFIAEPAIEHLTEPLFQQAGVPHTYQQPAAFALAFILSTTLHIVLGELVPKSAALQKSEAMSLGLVRPLVAFTAIFRPVILGLNGLGGLVLRLLGLKAVAGHHTAYSEEEIRMIVSASSQEGVLEDDEKELVYNVFDLSDTTVREVMTPRVDMVVVDGASPLRRLVEMNEEHGYSRVPVFQDTADNIVGIAHTSDMLRYLSQLDTVVIADVMRPVFFVPEGMKIKDLLAKMREKKSHLSIVVDEFGGTAGLVTLEDALEEIVGEIYDETDEDEVSMIEVLGEGLYLMDASLTVGEVEERLGSNLEDDEGEFDTLSGFMTNHFGDIPEIGQSFVYEGWAFTVEDADQRRVTRVRVERTPHFDPLDPPEDHARE; via the coding sequence ATGAACGATTGGATTCGGGTGGCCTCGCTGCTCTTGCTGGTACTCGCCAACGGGTACTTCGTCGCCGTGGAATACGCCTTGGTCAGCGTACGGCGTACCAAAATTGACCAACTTGTCGAGGAGGGCAACCGCGCAGCCCGCATGGTGCAGCGGGTGCTCAGTCACCTCGACCTGTATATCGCCGCCGTACAGCTGGGCGTGTCGATGATGAGCCTGCTGATCGGCTTTATCGCGGAGCCTGCCATCGAACACCTCACCGAGCCGCTGTTCCAGCAGGCTGGGGTACCCCACACCTACCAGCAACCCGCCGCCTTTGCCCTCGCCTTTATCCTGTCTACCACGCTGCACATCGTGCTCGGCGAACTCGTGCCCAAATCGGCGGCGCTGCAAAAGAGCGAGGCCATGTCGCTGGGGCTGGTGCGCCCGCTGGTGGCCTTTACCGCCATCTTCCGGCCCGTGATCCTGGGGCTCAACGGCCTGGGCGGGCTGGTGCTGCGGCTGCTGGGACTCAAAGCTGTGGCGGGGCACCACACCGCCTACTCGGAAGAGGAAATCCGCATGATCGTGTCCGCCTCCAGCCAGGAGGGCGTGCTCGAAGACGACGAGAAGGAACTCGTGTACAACGTATTCGACCTGTCAGACACCACCGTGCGCGAGGTCATGACGCCCCGGGTGGACATGGTGGTGGTGGACGGGGCCAGCCCGCTGCGCCGCCTCGTGGAGATGAACGAGGAACACGGCTACTCGCGCGTGCCGGTCTTTCAGGATACGGCGGACAATATCGTCGGGATCGCGCACACCTCAGACATGCTGCGCTACCTCAGCCAGCTTGATACGGTGGTCATCGCCGATGTGATGCGCCCGGTGTTCTTCGTGCCGGAGGGCATGAAGATCAAGGACCTGCTCGCCAAGATGCGCGAGAAGAAGTCGCACCTGAGCATCGTGGTAGACGAGTTTGGCGGCACCGCCGGGCTGGTCACCCTCGAAGACGCGCTCGAAGAGATCGTGGGCGAAATCTACGACGAGACCGATGAGGACGAGGTGTCTATGATCGAGGTGCTGGGCGAAGGCCTCTACCTGATGGACGCCAGCCTGACCGTGGGTGAGGTGGAAGAGCGGCTGGGCAGCAACCTCGAAGACGACGAGGGCGAGTTCGATACCCTGTCGGGCTTTATGACCAACCACTTCGGTGACATTCCCGAAATCGGCCAGAGCTTCGTATATGAGGGCTGGGCCTTTACCGTCGAGGACGCCGACCAGCGCCGCGTGACCCGCGTGCGCGTGGAGCGTACGCCCCACTTTGATCCCCTTGATCCACCGGAGGACCACGCCCGTGAGTAA
- a CDS encoding diacylglycerol kinase yields MRSDGSALSPRRWWRSAGFAVSGLRHVYRTQANFRIEVWAAALALSLTWVLHTPPAPIVLACALVLSVELLNTAVEAVVDLATPELHPLAKVAKDAAAGAVLLASLGALLVGCSVLGPPLLALIRHGA; encoded by the coding sequence GTGAGGTCTGACGGCTCCGCCCTCTCCCCGCGCCGCTGGTGGCGCTCGGCTGGCTTTGCCGTCTCGGGCCTGCGCCACGTCTACCGCACGCAGGCCAATTTCCGCATCGAGGTCTGGGCCGCCGCGCTGGCCCTCTCGCTGACCTGGGTCCTGCACACTCCCCCCGCGCCCATCGTGCTCGCCTGCGCCCTGGTCCTGAGTGTGGAACTGCTGAACACGGCGGTCGAGGCGGTGGTGGACCTGGCAACTCCCGAACTTCACCCGCTGGCAAAGGTGGCGAAGGACGCGGCAGCGGGGGCGGTGCTGCTCGCCAGCCTGGGCGCACTGCTGGTGGGGTGCAGCGTGCTGGGGCCACCCCTGCTGGCGTTGATCAGACACGGCGCTTGA
- the ybeY gene encoding rRNA maturation RNase YbeY: MIELIARKTPPSGLRPALRASLEAAMQQFGLEDRDVTVVLVGDRAIRQLKREHWGEDAATDVLSFPTWEPGDPFMPPHLGDIFISLDTAARQARARGHSLTREVALLASHGLTHLAGHDHPHAEGLGFEEGATGEEWQVFHDAWNAAQLALPEGV; the protein is encoded by the coding sequence GTGATCGAGCTCATCGCCCGCAAGACGCCGCCCTCCGGTCTGCGCCCCGCCCTGCGCGCGAGTCTGGAGGCGGCGATGCAGCAGTTCGGCCTGGAGGACCGGGACGTGACGGTGGTGCTCGTCGGGGACCGGGCCATCCGCCAACTCAAGCGCGAGCACTGGGGCGAGGACGCGGCCACCGATGTGCTGAGTTTTCCCACCTGGGAACCGGGCGATCCCTTTATGCCTCCGCACCTCGGTGACATCTTTATCAGCCTGGACACGGCGGCGCGGCAGGCCAGGGCACGTGGGCACTCGCTCACGCGCGAGGTGGCCCTGCTCGCCAGCCACGGCCTGACGCACCTCGCCGGGCACGACCATCCTCACGCCGAGGGACTGGGCTTTGAGGAAGGCGCGACCGGGGAGGAATGGCAGGTCTTCCACGACGCCTGGAACGCGGCGCAATTGGCGCTGCCCGAAGGTGTGTAG
- a CDS encoding PhoH family protein: MTERTPTGQPSPEQSGATATLHLANQREAFALLGAGDANLRRMRELTPAKIIARGETVTITGDSSDVQAAERMVRDALDVVRGGGELTPESLLRSARMSGEGRSLAQETQVQGLSLPRGLKPKTPGQKIYLDKIEKGDITFGIGPAGTGKTYLAVAMAVQALKAKKVKRIILTRPAVEAGERLGFLPGDLQAKIDPYLRPLYDALYDMLDQEKFESYLTSGVIEVAPLAFMRGRTLNDAFVILDEAQNTTGEQMKMFLTRMGFSSKVVVTGDVTQIDLPRHVTSGLAVAKRVLGSIEGIGWHEFTDVDVVRHPLVGRIIKAYEAAEEAEQDKRGARRGEFANIPEDEGDR, translated from the coding sequence TTGACAGAACGCACCCCCACCGGCCAGCCCTCCCCGGAACAAAGCGGCGCGACCGCCACGCTGCACCTCGCCAACCAGCGCGAAGCTTTTGCGCTGCTGGGCGCGGGCGACGCCAACCTGCGCCGCATGCGCGAGCTGACCCCCGCCAAGATCATCGCGCGGGGCGAGACGGTCACGATTACCGGAGACAGCAGTGACGTGCAGGCTGCCGAACGCATGGTCCGCGACGCGCTGGACGTGGTGCGTGGCGGCGGCGAGCTGACCCCCGAGAGCCTGCTGCGCAGCGCCCGCATGAGCGGCGAGGGCCGCAGCCTGGCCCAGGAAACCCAGGTGCAGGGCCTGAGCCTGCCCCGCGGCCTCAAGCCCAAGACGCCGGGGCAAAAGATTTACCTCGACAAGATCGAGAAGGGCGACATCACCTTCGGCATCGGCCCTGCGGGCACCGGCAAGACCTACCTCGCCGTGGCGATGGCCGTGCAGGCCCTCAAGGCCAAGAAGGTCAAGCGCATTATCCTGACCCGTCCGGCGGTGGAAGCGGGCGAGCGGCTGGGCTTCTTGCCCGGTGACCTCCAGGCCAAGATCGATCCTTACCTGCGCCCACTGTACGACGCGCTGTACGACATGCTGGATCAGGAGAAGTTCGAGTCGTACCTGACGAGCGGTGTCATCGAAGTTGCGCCGCTGGCCTTTATGCGTGGCCGGACACTGAACGACGCCTTCGTGATCCTCGACGAGGCGCAGAACACCACCGGCGAGCAGATGAAGATGTTCCTCACCCGCATGGGCTTTTCCTCCAAAGTCGTCGTGACGGGCGACGTGACGCAGATTGACCTGCCGCGCCACGTGACGAGCGGCCTTGCCGTTGCCAAACGCGTGCTGGGCAGCATCGAGGGCATCGGCTGGCACGAGTTTACCGATGTGGATGTGGTGCGTCACCCCCTCGTGGGCCGCATCATCAAGGCCTACGAGGCTGCCGAGGAAGCCGAGCAGGACAAGCGGGGCGCGCGGCGCGGTGAGTTTGCCAATATCCCGGAGGATGAAGGGGACCGCTAG
- the aroE gene encoding shikimate dehydrogenase: MNGGVKFPGGPADEQRGALRAYLYADPAAHSLSPAMHRAAFAHAGLRGEYEAVRVPPEGLRDALERLRQPGVLGANLSLPHKEAALPDLDALTPGARAIGAVNTVIHRDGRLTGENTDAPGLLAALRDANAPAQSHVVVLGAGGAARAAVYVAREHLGRDVSVVNRTRARAEELAAAWTTPGPQVRAADPSEVPWDEVSLIVNASSAGLSNPEQTPLPDFDFPRLSTHALVYDMVYKPRETRLMAEARRAGLRAENGLGMLAHQARLAFAAWTGADVPVGVFLEALEARA; encoded by the coding sequence GTGAATGGCGGCGTGAAGTTTCCTGGCGGGCCAGCGGATGAACAGCGGGGTGCCCTGCGCGCTTACCTGTATGCCGATCCGGCGGCGCACTCCCTTTCTCCGGCCATGCACCGCGCGGCCTTCGCACACGCTGGCCTGCGGGGCGAATACGAGGCGGTGCGCGTGCCGCCGGAAGGTTTGCGGGACGCCCTGGAGCGTCTGCGGCAGCCCGGGGTGCTGGGTGCGAACCTCAGCTTGCCCCACAAGGAGGCGGCGCTGCCGGACCTTGATGCCCTCACGCCGGGGGCACGCGCCATCGGGGCCGTCAATACGGTGATTCACCGCGACGGGCGGCTCACGGGCGAGAACACGGACGCGCCGGGGCTGCTCGCGGCTCTACGGGACGCAAACGCGCCGGCCCAGAGTCACGTCGTCGTTCTGGGAGCGGGTGGGGCGGCGCGGGCGGCGGTGTACGTGGCCCGTGAACACCTGGGGCGGGACGTGTCTGTCGTCAACCGCACCCGTGCCCGCGCCGAGGAACTCGCCGCCGCGTGGACCACGCCCGGCCCACAGGTTCGCGCCGCTGATCCCTCTGAGGTCCCCTGGGACGAGGTTTCCCTCATTGTCAATGCCTCCAGTGCGGGGCTCTCCAACCCTGAGCAGACGCCGCTGCCCGACTTCGACTTCCCCCGGCTTTCGACCCACGCCCTCGTGTACGACATGGTGTACAAGCCGCGCGAAACCCGGTTGATGGCGGAAGCGCGCCGGGCGGGGCTGCGAGCGGAAAACGGGCTGGGTATGCTTGCGCACCAGGCGCGGCTGGCCTTCGCCGCCTGGACGGGAGCGGACGTTCCCGTGGGCGTGTTTCTGGAGGCGCTGGAGGCGCGGGCCTGA
- a CDS encoding PAS domain S-box protein has protein sequence MRAAVLPPHRRLPLAVMLLVLLLSLFAAALLNSFVLAQQQARFDRDVKRYTDTLSERLAAYEALLRGTRAFWQVQGQTPEDQPGEAEFAAYARHLGIGERSGDVLALGFSRWGETLGGSPRAVVSRIAPLSSTNRTVLGFDMLGEAVRREAILRVRARGGLQASRPLRLVQRGPDGQPLRGMLLFLPVQEGASFGGVVYVALRLDRLLSSLVPTGTERSVQVRVRAGGELLGTLHSNAETAFHQTVRLNAAGLPWELEVSAPNTFGRDPVAALPVVVLIAGMLVAGLAFLLMQSQVRARERAERATRTLAESRVSLERSRAEFEAIFQAIQDAAAFADGGGQVRQVNRALSRQFGHAPDALIGQPLDRLHVDRRLARHSTFQALTTPYRRADGSLFWGEAQRSEVVAAGGEVLGLLEVVRDVTGRLEAERAVQAEERRSRAVLDAIPHIVWVSDAQGRITDVNAHHRERLGEDRVRERVHSEDREAYDRMWAAAYGTHAQTSCEVRLLVGGAPGERAYRWFVLRVAATRDEGGAGEVSEWVASASDIHDRLLAERLAQRNEERYRGVLEGMPQIVWLADGGGQPTYFNQRWEEYVGPERAHAGFLNLLHPEDRPEYQRRWMEAVRANRPFEDEHRLLGHGDRYRTFVTRGLPVRGAGGQVLEWVGTSTDVDDQVYAEAAARLLADVSERLSARTVDLLGDQVGHYRAALDLITGRMVERAGLWGMTPRLTLLATSRGHPDQFSPDLHAQVRSALEEVVRSEDPVFAGQGNYPALHELNAAGAVLYPLMGRDGSVRGVLGLAYRQPASDRDHELAYELAKRFATALDNDALRAQAEAANTALQALNQSLEERVAVRTLELQEANRELEAFSYSVSHDLRTPLRHIVGFGDLLRKDLGEGLSPKGERYLGVITDAAARMSQLIDDLLEFSRMGRQELRRGPVDLSAVVRDAWQNLEPDRAGRDVALTVGELPTVQGDAALLSQVFANLLSNALKYTRTREQARVDVSAHLQGAEVTLTVRDNGVGFDPKYTDKLFGVFQRLHRAEEFEGTGIGLANVRRIVLRHGGRVRAEAVPGEGAAFHVTLPLGGPGGDVNE, from the coding sequence ATGCGCGCCGCCGTGCTGCCGCCGCACCGACGCCTGCCGCTGGCGGTGATGCTGCTCGTGCTGCTGCTGAGCCTGTTCGCGGCGGCGCTGCTCAATTCCTTTGTGCTGGCGCAGCAGCAGGCGCGCTTCGACCGCGATGTCAAGCGGTACACCGATACCCTCTCAGAGCGGCTGGCCGCTTACGAGGCGCTGCTGCGCGGCACCCGCGCTTTCTGGCAGGTGCAGGGGCAGACGCCGGAGGATCAGCCTGGCGAGGCGGAATTCGCGGCCTATGCCCGGCACCTGGGCATCGGGGAGCGCTCCGGGGACGTGCTGGCCCTGGGTTTTTCGCGCTGGGGCGAGACGCTGGGGGGCTCGCCGCGGGCGGTGGTGTCGCGCATCGCGCCGCTGAGCAGCACCAACCGCACCGTGCTGGGCTTCGACATGCTGGGCGAGGCGGTGCGGCGGGAAGCGATCTTGCGCGTACGTGCACGCGGCGGTCTGCAGGCGAGCCGCCCGCTGAGGCTGGTGCAGCGCGGTCCGGACGGCCAGCCACTCCGGGGCATGCTGCTGTTTTTGCCGGTGCAGGAAGGTGCGTCGTTTGGAGGCGTGGTGTACGTGGCGTTGCGGCTTGACCGCCTGCTGAGCAGCCTGGTTCCAACGGGTACCGAGCGCAGCGTGCAGGTCCGGGTGCGGGCGGGCGGCGAGTTGCTGGGCACGCTTCATTCCAACGCGGAGACGGCCTTTCACCAGACGGTCCGGCTGAATGCCGCCGGCCTGCCCTGGGAGCTGGAGGTCAGCGCACCGAACACCTTCGGGCGCGATCCCGTGGCGGCGCTGCCGGTGGTGGTGCTGATCGCCGGGATGCTCGTGGCAGGGCTGGCCTTCTTGCTGATGCAGTCGCAGGTGAGGGCCCGCGAACGGGCCGAGCGGGCCACCCGGACCCTGGCCGAGTCGCGCGTCAGTCTGGAGCGGTCGCGCGCCGAGTTCGAGGCGATTTTCCAGGCCATTCAGGACGCGGCGGCCTTTGCCGACGGCGGAGGGCAGGTGCGGCAGGTCAACCGGGCCCTGAGCCGGCAATTCGGCCACGCGCCGGACGCGCTGATCGGGCAGCCGCTCGACCGGCTGCATGTGGACCGCCGCCTGGCCCGGCACTCTACCTTTCAGGCCCTCACCACGCCCTACCGCCGCGCGGACGGCAGCCTCTTCTGGGGCGAAGCGCAGCGCAGCGAGGTGGTCGCTGCGGGTGGCGAGGTGCTCGGCCTACTGGAGGTCGTGCGGGACGTGACCGGGCGGCTGGAGGCCGAGCGGGCCGTGCAGGCCGAGGAACGCCGCTCGCGCGCGGTGCTCGACGCCATTCCCCACATCGTCTGGGTCAGCGATGCCCAGGGCCGCATCACCGACGTGAACGCCCACCACCGCGAGCGGCTGGGCGAGGACCGGGTGCGGGAGCGCGTGCATTCCGAGGACCGCGAAGCCTACGACCGCATGTGGGCCGCCGCCTACGGCACCCACGCGCAGACCAGCTGCGAGGTGCGGCTCCTGGTCGGCGGAGCGCCGGGCGAGCGCGCGTACCGCTGGTTTGTGCTGCGGGTGGCGGCCACCCGCGATGAGGGCGGCGCGGGCGAGGTCAGCGAGTGGGTGGCGTCGGCCAGTGACATCCACGACCGCCTGCTGGCCGAGCGCCTCGCGCAGCGAAACGAGGAGCGCTACCGCGGTGTGCTGGAGGGCATGCCCCAGATCGTGTGGCTGGCCGACGGCGGCGGTCAGCCCACCTACTTCAACCAGCGCTGGGAAGAGTACGTGGGTCCTGAACGTGCCCACGCGGGGTTTCTGAACCTGCTGCACCCCGAAGACCGGCCCGAGTACCAGCGCCGCTGGATGGAGGCGGTGCGGGCGAACCGGCCTTTCGAGGACGAGCACCGGCTGCTCGGCCACGGCGACCGTTACCGCACCTTTGTCACCCGGGGGCTGCCGGTGCGCGGCGCGGGCGGTCAGGTACTCGAGTGGGTGGGCACCAGCACCGACGTGGACGACCAGGTGTACGCCGAGGCAGCGGCGCGGCTGCTGGCCGACGTGTCCGAGCGGCTCTCGGCGCGCACCGTGGACCTGCTGGGCGACCAGGTGGGGCATTACCGGGCAGCGCTGGACCTGATCACCGGGCGGATGGTGGAGCGCGCCGGGCTGTGGGGCATGACGCCGCGCCTGACCCTGCTGGCCACCTCACGTGGGCACCCAGACCAGTTTTCGCCGGACCTGCACGCACAGGTGCGCTCGGCGCTGGAAGAGGTCGTCCGCAGCGAGGACCCCGTATTCGCCGGTCAGGGCAACTACCCCGCCCTGCACGAGCTGAATGCGGCGGGCGCGGTGCTGTACCCCCTGATGGGCCGCGACGGTTCGGTTCGGGGGGTGCTGGGCCTGGCCTACCGTCAGCCGGCGTCGGACCGCGACCACGAACTCGCCTACGAACTCGCCAAGCGGTTTGCGACGGCCCTCGACAACGACGCGCTGCGCGCCCAGGCGGAGGCAGCCAACACTGCGCTGCAGGCCCTCAACCAGTCGCTGGAAGAGCGGGTTGCGGTGCGCACGCTGGAGTTGCAGGAGGCCAACCGCGAACTCGAAGCGTTTTCCTACAGCGTCTCGCACGACCTGCGCACCCCGCTGCGGCACATCGTGGGGTTTGGTGACCTGCTGCGCAAGGACCTGGGCGAGGGCCTCAGCCCCAAGGGCGAGCGCTACCTGGGGGTGATCACCGACGCAGCGGCCCGCATGAGCCAGCTGATCGACGACCTGCTGGAGTTCTCGCGCATGGGCCGTCAGGAGCTGCGCCGGGGTCCGGTGGACCTCAGCGCGGTCGTGCGCGATGCCTGGCAGAATCTGGAACCTGACCGCGCCGGGCGCGACGTGGCCCTGACCGTGGGCGAGCTGCCCACCGTGCAGGGCGACGCGGCGCTGCTGTCGCAGGTCTTTGCCAACCTGCTGTCCAACGCGCTGAAGTACACCCGCACGCGGGAGCAGGCCCGGGTGGACGTGAGCGCGCATCTCCAGGGCGCGGAGGTCACGCTGACAGTTCGTGACAACGGCGTAGGTTTCGATCCCAAATACACGGATAAACTGTTCGGCGTGTTTCAACGTCTGCACCGCGCCGAGGAGTTTGAGGGCACTGGCATCGGCCTGGCGAACGTTCGCCGAATCGTCTTGCGCCACGGGGGCCGGGTCCGCGCCGAGGCCGTTCCCGGTGAGGGGGCCGCCTTTCACGTCACCCTGCCGCTAGGTGGGCCGGGTGGGGACGTGAACGAATGA